From one bacterium Scap17 genomic stretch:
- a CDS encoding TolC family outer membrane protein produces MKKTLLALSIAAGMGFGVQASAATLEEAVSRAVMENPRTRVQVSRHIQRLEEAETQRGAYRPTVDLTGRLGYGKFDSEDDGVNDDDDWHDYTRLDLTIRQLLWDGNTTIERIRQAETEADYQRLQVAAEANDIALDTAGAYLQVMRDELILKYAQANLEAHRRISNDIGRRAESGLGARSDVRQVDGRLANAEASVLSSINNLEDSRSAYLRLVGEMPSDLSMPGIDTSLLSEDVESAYVQANQRNPLLAAARVSIDAARHEVNAEKGDNYPEFSLEGNRTLDNDYDQDKSKSDDWSVELVMRYNLYRGGRDQSEIRGRQAALEAVEHDNDRVIRDVRDEIRLAWNARENLKRQIDYLESYVRAATDTRESYRKQFDIGRRTLLDLLDSESELFTSQQNLIRARFDLETANYRLLSATGALLDSMSVAVPVQQQG; encoded by the coding sequence ATGAAAAAGACACTCTTGGCGTTGAGCATCGCCGCAGGGATGGGGTTTGGCGTTCAGGCTTCGGCTGCGACTCTTGAAGAAGCCGTATCCCGAGCGGTAATGGAAAACCCGCGCACGCGCGTTCAGGTTTCACGTCACATCCAGCGACTCGAAGAAGCGGAAACCCAGCGCGGGGCGTATCGCCCGACGGTGGATCTGACCGGTCGTCTGGGTTATGGAAAGTTCGACTCCGAAGATGACGGCGTCAATGATGATGACGACTGGCACGATTACACGCGCCTTGATCTGACCATCCGTCAGCTGCTCTGGGACGGCAACACGACAATCGAGCGCATCCGCCAGGCCGAGACAGAAGCGGACTACCAGCGCCTGCAGGTCGCGGCCGAGGCCAATGACATCGCGCTGGATACGGCCGGTGCCTATCTGCAGGTCATGCGTGATGAGCTGATTCTCAAGTATGCACAAGCCAATCTCGAGGCTCACCGTCGCATCTCGAATGATATCGGGCGGCGTGCGGAATCCGGCCTTGGTGCGCGCAGTGACGTGCGTCAGGTGGATGGTCGTCTGGCCAATGCCGAAGCCAGCGTGCTGTCATCGATCAACAATCTCGAGGATTCCCGCTCTGCCTATCTGCGTCTGGTGGGGGAGATGCCGTCGGACCTCAGCATGCCGGGTATCGACACCAGCCTGCTCAGCGAGGATGTCGAGAGCGCCTACGTGCAGGCCAATCAGCGCAACCCGCTGTTGGCGGCAGCGCGGGTCTCCATTGACGCTGCGCGCCATGAAGTGAACGCCGAGAAGGGTGATAACTACCCCGAGTTCAGTCTCGAGGGCAATCGCACGCTGGACAATGATTATGACCAGGACAAGAGCAAGTCAGACGACTGGAGCGTCGAACTGGTCATGCGCTACAACCTGTATCGTGGTGGCCGCGATCAATCCGAGATCCGCGGTCGTCAGGCAGCGCTGGAAGCGGTCGAGCACGACAATGATCGCGTGATACGCGATGTGCGTGACGAGATTCGTCTGGCATGGAATGCCCGCGAAAACCTCAAGCGCCAGATCGATTACCTGGAAAGTTATGTGCGTGCCGCGACCGATACCCGCGAGAGTTATCGCAAGCAATTCGATATCGGGCGCCGCACATTGCTGGACCTTCTGGATAGCGAGAGTGAGCTGTTCACCTCTCAACAGAACCTGATTCGCGCCCGTTTTGATCTGGAAACCGCCAACTATCGCCTGCTGTCGGCGACCGGTGCTCTGCTGGATTCCATGAGTGTTGCCGTCCCCGTCCAACAACAGGGCTAA
- a CDS encoding HlyD family type I secretion periplasmic adaptor subunit, giving the protein MAKAPIEQRDLHHLDDVSSAVLLATPWKSRILIWMVLAFVAIFIIWASQASLEVVTRGSGKVVPSTHLQVVQNLEGGIVREIYIKEGQVVSAGEPLLRIDDTSAGSDLRERVSTLDGLQATIMQYDTELESIEVNASADAWKDQVIVKNIELPFDEEFKARSPALVSRAMTAYRTHLNQLNSGLNGAREQILQKEQELRELRSRINSLERSYQLSRRELGMTAPLVREGVVSQVDLLKIQREVNDLRGDLESARLAVPGKQSELDEAISNRVGVAQEFRSRAAEELAKTQADLGRLREGRTSLQDRLDRTLVTSPVQGAIKTLNINTIGGVIEPGEDLMEIVPIEDQLLVQARVAPKDIGFLRIGQPAVVKLSAYDFTIYGGLEGKVDQISADTVQDEEGNSFYEIKVLTEQNHLGSDSDPLTIIPGMQASVDVITGNQTVLQYLMKPILRARQGALRER; this is encoded by the coding sequence GTGGCTAAGGCACCGATTGAGCAGCGTGATCTTCACCATCTCGACGATGTCAGTTCAGCCGTCTTGCTGGCGACCCCCTGGAAGTCGCGCATCCTGATCTGGATGGTGCTCGCATTCGTGGCCATCTTCATCATCTGGGCCAGCCAGGCGAGTCTGGAGGTCGTCACGCGCGGCTCCGGCAAGGTCGTGCCCTCGACGCACCTGCAGGTTGTACAGAACCTGGAAGGCGGTATCGTTCGCGAGATCTATATCAAGGAAGGTCAAGTCGTCTCGGCGGGGGAGCCACTGCTGCGCATCGACGATACCAGTGCAGGTTCCGATCTGCGTGAGCGTGTCTCGACCCTCGATGGCCTGCAGGCCACCATCATGCAGTACGACACCGAGCTTGAGTCCATCGAGGTCAACGCCTCCGCGGATGCCTGGAAGGATCAGGTGATCGTGAAGAATATCGAGTTGCCCTTCGATGAAGAATTCAAGGCGCGCAGTCCCGCTCTGGTCTCGCGTGCGATGACGGCCTATCGCACGCATCTGAATCAGCTCAACAGTGGCCTCAATGGCGCGCGTGAACAGATTCTGCAGAAGGAGCAGGAGTTGCGTGAGTTGAGATCGCGCATCAACAGCCTCGAGCGCAGCTATCAACTGTCACGTCGCGAGCTCGGCATGACGGCCCCGCTGGTGCGTGAAGGCGTGGTCTCTCAGGTAGACCTTCTCAAGATCCAGCGTGAGGTCAACGACCTGCGGGGTGATCTTGAATCGGCGCGCCTGGCCGTGCCGGGCAAGCAATCGGAGTTGGATGAGGCCATCTCGAATCGGGTCGGCGTCGCGCAGGAATTCCGCTCACGTGCTGCGGAAGAGCTCGCCAAGACCCAGGCGGATCTGGGTCGCTTGCGTGAGGGGCGCACCAGTCTTCAGGACCGACTCGATCGTACTTTGGTGACATCTCCGGTTCAGGGCGCCATCAAGACGCTGAATATCAATACCATAGGCGGCGTCATCGAGCCCGGGGAAGACCTGATGGAGATCGTTCCCATCGAGGATCAGCTGCTGGTTCAGGCGCGAGTCGCTCCCAAGGACATCGGCTTCCTGAGAATCGGGCAGCCGGCCGTCGTCAAGTTATCTGCCTACGACTTCACCATCTACGGTGGGTTGGAAGGCAAGGTCGATCAGATCAGTGCGGATACTGTGCAGGATGAAGAAGGCAACAGTTTCTACGAGATCAAGGTGCTGACGGAGCAGAACCACCTTGGCAGTGACTCGGATCCGCTCACGATCATCCCGGGCATGCAGGCCAGCGTCGATGTGATCACTGGCAATCAGACCGTACTGCAATATTTGATGAAGCCGATTCTGCGCGCCAGGCAAGGTGCCTTGCGTGAACGTTGA
- a CDS encoding type I secretion C-terminal target domain-containing protein encodes MATDTITDFSVADGDVIDLSDLLEADEDADTLSSFLHFESDGEGGTNIEISVDGSNGSNITQEINLRDVDLTSGGDTDTQIIQSLLDSNSLKTNVDG; translated from the coding sequence ATGGCGACGGATACCATCACCGACTTCAGTGTCGCGGATGGCGATGTCATCGATCTGTCTGATCTGCTGGAGGCTGATGAGGATGCCGATACGCTCTCGAGCTTCCTACACTTCGAGTCAGATGGAGAGGGTGGCACCAATATCGAGATCAGTGTCGATGGATCCAACGGCAGCAATATCACGCAAGAGATCAATCTGCGTGATGTCGACCTGACATCAGGTGGCGACACGGATACGCAGATCATTCAATCTCTGCTCGACAGCAACAGTCTCAAGACGAATGTTGACGGCTGA
- a CDS encoding type I secretion system permease/ATPase has translation MARYHGNPRSAAVLVDGLPMEEGRLPLALVSRAAARANLSAKLVNQQITAISDMLMPCILILKEERAVVLLEVDNDAGKARIHQPEADGDELVDIESLVERHDGRVVYLKQEHRFDERAPETLKQSDGHWFWSTLKLSRPIYRDVILASILINLFAVASPLFVMNAYDKVVPNLAFNTLWVLATGMAIIMVFDFVMRQTRAYFMDTAGKKSEVLLTSKLFSKTMNLRMEARPGSVGGYVKHLQEFDSIREFFTSATLTTLVDLPFALLFLLVIWIVAGPLVLVPFAALVILLVYSLAIQKPLRSSIEQGSRLATERNARLVEAVSGLESLKLANAQGETQRRYERAVGQIAHWGVKSRNLTTSVSSLSMSLTQATTVALVVFGVYLIADARLSVGGLIAAVMLSGRALQPLGQLALLITRIGQTRSAMSALEQIMALPEESEDRRYVHREHLQMRIEFDRVGFAYAPNTPPAVSDISLTIEPGERIAIIGRIGAGKSTLQRLVSGLYRATTGSVRIDGLDLNQLHPADVRRHIGHAGQDSALFFGSIRDNITLGQPHASDVQVELAADASGVTEFTRHHPEGLDRQVGEGGRMLSSGQRQTVLLARALLMRPPLLLLDEPGSHMDNRAELRLRRMLKSLPRSQTLVLVTHKSSMLEVVDRVIVMEGGRIVADGPKQQVLSALNEGRVAGRKQEVNRG, from the coding sequence ATGGCGCGTTACCACGGCAATCCCAGATCTGCAGCAGTGCTGGTCGATGGTCTTCCCATGGAGGAAGGCCGTCTTCCCCTGGCACTTGTCAGTCGTGCCGCGGCACGTGCCAATCTGAGTGCCAAACTGGTCAACCAGCAGATCACGGCCATCAGCGACATGTTGATGCCGTGCATTCTCATACTCAAGGAAGAGCGTGCTGTCGTCTTGCTGGAGGTCGACAACGACGCAGGCAAGGCCAGGATTCATCAGCCTGAGGCCGATGGTGATGAGCTGGTGGACATCGAGTCACTGGTTGAGCGTCATGATGGGCGTGTCGTCTATCTCAAGCAGGAGCACCGCTTTGATGAACGCGCCCCGGAAACGCTCAAGCAGAGTGATGGTCATTGGTTCTGGTCAACGCTGAAGCTGTCGCGGCCGATCTATCGTGACGTGATTCTGGCGTCGATATTGATCAACCTGTTTGCCGTGGCATCGCCACTGTTCGTGATGAACGCCTATGACAAGGTCGTGCCCAATCTGGCCTTCAACACGCTGTGGGTCTTGGCGACGGGCATGGCGATCATCATGGTGTTCGACTTCGTGATGCGCCAGACGCGTGCCTACTTCATGGATACGGCGGGCAAGAAGTCCGAGGTGTTGCTGACCTCGAAGCTCTTCTCCAAGACCATGAACTTGCGGATGGAAGCGCGACCCGGCTCCGTCGGTGGCTATGTGAAGCACTTGCAGGAGTTTGATTCGATCCGCGAGTTCTTTACTTCCGCAACCCTGACCACCCTGGTCGATCTACCGTTTGCCCTGCTGTTCCTGCTGGTGATCTGGATCGTGGCGGGGCCATTGGTTCTGGTGCCCTTCGCCGCGCTCGTGATCCTGCTCGTCTACAGTCTGGCGATCCAGAAACCGCTGCGCAGCAGCATCGAGCAGGGGTCGCGCCTGGCGACGGAGCGCAATGCGCGCCTCGTCGAAGCCGTCTCCGGCCTTGAGAGCCTCAAGCTGGCCAATGCTCAGGGGGAAACCCAGCGTCGGTATGAACGGGCCGTCGGGCAGATCGCGCATTGGGGGGTGAAAAGCCGCAACCTGACGACTTCTGTCAGCTCGCTGAGCATGTCGCTGACACAGGCCACCACGGTGGCGCTGGTCGTGTTCGGGGTCTATCTGATCGCGGATGCACGCCTGTCTGTCGGTGGTTTGATCGCCGCGGTCATGCTGTCCGGGCGTGCGTTGCAGCCGCTGGGACAGTTGGCGTTGTTGATCACGCGCATCGGCCAGACTCGCAGTGCGATGAGTGCGCTTGAGCAGATCATGGCATTGCCGGAAGAGTCGGAAGATCGTCGTTACGTTCACCGCGAGCACCTGCAGATGCGTATCGAATTCGATCGCGTCGGCTTTGCCTATGCGCCGAATACGCCGCCTGCCGTGTCGGATATCTCACTGACCATCGAACCAGGTGAGAGGATCGCGATCATCGGGCGTATCGGCGCTGGCAAGAGCACTTTGCAGCGCCTTGTCTCTGGTCTGTATCGTGCCACAACTGGCAGTGTTCGCATTGATGGGCTGGATCTCAATCAGCTGCATCCCGCCGACGTACGTCGGCATATCGGCCATGCGGGCCAGGACAGTGCACTGTTCTTCGGCTCCATTCGCGACAACATCACCCTCGGCCAACCACACGCCAGTGATGTACAGGTCGAACTCGCGGCTGATGCCTCCGGCGTGACCGAATTCACTCGTCATCACCCTGAAGGACTGGATCGTCAGGTGGGCGAGGGTGGGCGCATGCTCTCCAGCGGTCAGCGTCAGACGGTCTTGCTGGCACGCGCACTCTTGATGCGTCCCCCGCTCTTGCTGCTCGATGAGCCCGGTTCGCACATGGATAACCGCGCCGAGCTGCGGCTGCGCAGAATGCTCAAGTCCCTGCCGCGCAGTCAGACGCTGGTGCTGGTCACCCACAAGAGCAGCATGCTCGAGGTGGTAGACCGCGTCATCGTCATGGAAGGAGGGCGCATTGTCGCCGATGGCCCCAAGCAGCAGGTGCTGAGCGCCCTGAATGAAGGCCGTGTCGCCGGGCGCAAGCAGGAGGTGAATCGTGGCTAA